From Malus sylvestris chromosome 1, drMalSylv7.2, whole genome shotgun sequence:
gattccccaagatattaatattttaattaacagtacagggccatatttgcccccatctccaaccgagggccagagggccaaagggctcgttttagccctgtcacaaaaaaccgtctccaaccgagggccaaagggtcatagggccaaactataatttattatttaaaaactataatttattatttgtgaaatagaagttataggaaaaaaaatatgaatcaaattttgtaaaatagaagttataggaaaaaaatagaatttaaaaaaaaattgaaacaaattttgtaaaatagaattgaaaaaaaatatgaaacaaaatttgattaatatgaaaaggaaaaaaaaagggaaaaaaaaagtttaaattcattaaaaaaaaaaaaaagcctaataatacaacggctactagccgttatattaaaaaacattcaaactattagtgtcggttataaccgacactaatagtagaactattaaaaaaataaataaaacctctttaatgttgtcggttttaaccgacagcaatagaaaacattaaaaaaaaattaagccagccctccagccctctccgatcccgtggggccctcccagattccagagccctctggcctagccctcggttggagacggttttaaggctattttcggccctctggccctctggacccttcgattggagatggcctaagatgGCTCCTTTTAGCCCTATAGCCCTTcaagaaattattattttaatgaacagtgtcatGCCGTATTTCTtatcatctctaaccgagggtcagagggtcataggccaaacatagtcctgtaacaaaaaaccatctccaaccaaaggagTTGGAAGATTATAAGactaaacataatttattattttaattaaattaatatcgGAATTCAAAACAAGATCATAAAGAAATTTCAATACAAGTGTAAGTTCCTCTTTCCAAATTTCAAGGGTTACTGAATTATCTTTCTGGGGTTCGAAAAATAGACAGCCAGCAGAGGTAAAATGGGGAACAAATCTTTTCTTCGATCAACCGGCCGCTGCGAGTAAATACGGTGAGCTTTGAGTAACTAAGTGAAGAAATTGAGTGTGAAAAACATACACTAGAAGTGTGTTGTGtgtatctatatatatgtagggatgggcaacggttatgacgggcgggtaaccgcggttatttactcataaccatttatatacatacccgcataaccgtttacccgttgggtaattgcataaatggttatacccataaccataaccgtttataaacgattatccatacccataaccgtgtacccatttaaccataaccatttacccatttaaccataaccataacaATTTACCCGTTTTTGAActcgtttatctttttttacccatttacccattttttcatccgtctacatgttttttttaacaacttgaaaattacaaaataaaaatttgtcatattttcgttttctgacaattaaacaccgttataggtacattttagcatgcatttccctattttaatcatttaagtcctcatacaattccaataattgaaataatagtttacgaacgatatttttctgctacacccaagcaagtctttaattataattcatatgattacaaagtaaagcttctaaaaacaaaaagtagtcaTTATCTTAAATACTAGATGATTCAAAGCTCCAAAATATTCTGAAACTAAACACTTTCGAACATGTTCAATCACAAAGTATTGTCGACTCGTTCTCACCAAAAGCGGCCTACAAAAGAAATGTATAAATTGAATTAGTATCTCATTTAGGAACACCAACACCAATTAGCATGAACAGAAGGCATTATGCAAAACCAACTGATATAAAACACCACTCAATCAACTGTTCCTTTACTAAAAAAATGGCATTACGCAAAACCAACTGATATAAAACACCACTGATATAACAGTGTGCTGCTTGTATGGCAATTTCATGAATCAGTTTATAACTTTACAAACATGAATCGGTTACATTAACACAAAACCAAAATGGAAAAAGTAGTCAAAAGACCATCATCCTCTCACCCACAAAACCCTATTCGCCCCTCCAATTCAATTTCGGTGGAATTCAATTTTGTGAGTTCTctgagggtttttaattttttttttaattttacatatattaaattaaatgagtAAATGGATATCCGTTATAACAACGAATAATACCTATAAACCAATAGATACCCGTTATAACTGCGGATAATGCCTataaccgtccatttaaatttcacggataaacggttatacccataaccgtttatttgtctaaacggttatacaTAACCGTAACCGCAAACTTTAAATAGGCGAGTAACCGGGATTACCCAAAcccatgggtattttgcccatccctatatatatgtgtacaaAAGGGTCGCATTTTGAAGAggaaaaatcaaccaaaatccAAGAATAACCCACATGAGAAAACATCTATATCAACAAAACCCAACAATCAAAACATGGATTTTACACAACTCAACAACTTACAGCTGCCATGCACTTAATTATGCCTAAATTCCAACgattaaattacaaaaaataagaCAAAATATCTGGAAATGACAGCCAGATTAAAGCATAAATAATGGGGAGAAAGAAgagcagagagagagggaatcACCTAAAGAGATGGGGAGGACTACGTTTTGGGGTTTTTCCAAAACCCTCGGTTTGCCTCAGCTTCTTCGATTCCAGGGAGAACCTGAAGAGGTTCCCGCCTTCGCCTTCCGCTTGCAAGCCATTCTGCGTATGGCCCGCAGCTAGATGGCTGGCTCCTTTGGGCCAGCCGGTTGGCttgatttcttttttttggttCGGTAGGACTTACGAGCTTTTTGGCATTTTCCTTGGTTGAAAACGTTTTTCGTGttatttttggttattttcGGCCCTTTTGCCGGATCGGTGTTGGAGATTGTCTTATTATTCTCTCTCTGATGCCAAAACAGCGTTACACTCTCAGTCAACTGTCATCTGTGACTTTTGAGTAGTTGTGAGATGATCAAATAACGCTTCACAAACGTACATACACAcatgtcagcatttaactgGCGACAATGCCAAAAAACAAGCATTAATTGACAGCAACCAGTTCTCCCCGTCGCAAGAGGATCCTTGCCGGATCTtcaaatcacatccgttcatcgtacatcatgtgaacagaaatcattgtaaatttttttatttaaaattgaatataaacagtacttgaTGAAAACTGaatgcacgatgtacgatgaacgaatgtgattAGAGAATCCtcaagatcctcacaaaaaggatccagCGAGAATCCTCTCTCCTTCCTGTCACCTTCTGCCCCTCATTTATTGCCTCCACCACATTCACTcacccatcaccaccaccaccgcaaCAAACATTTTCACCACAATATTTCACTGTTTGcccaacaaaatttaaaaacaaaggaGAACAAATAAATATGATTTTGACAAACAAACAACTAGAATAAATCTCTACAGCTACCACAAACACATATATGCACATCTCCTTTCTTTTTATGCATATAGATTATGTTCATTATTTTTCTATCAATTCTtttgttcaaaataaaaaatttaagtatatcTTAATCTTATTATTTAgtaatattcctcttcatttttaGGTGAACAATCTTAAGTTTGATTGTGGTCAAAAATGAATTTGGACCCATATTATTAATCGCTCGTTATAAAACTTGACCCGCTTCCTTAGATACcattatttgttaaaaagaataaaaacaaaggaagcgaatttcattttttgatatttttaataaCAATTTAGATTTATTTTTAAGATTACATTATTCTAATTTACTCTAATGTACGAAAATTATAAAACCGAACATGAATACTGAAACCATGTCATGAACATCACATTAACACAGATATTAAATTCAGAAAACTTGAAATAAAATCGATAACTCCGAAAAAGGGTCAATTTCTCCAACACTTTTTCCTTTTCACAATCTATGTTGAGCCAGACTCACTTTCTGGAATTAAACAGGGGTGGACCTGAGTCAATGCCCGAACCACCACCCTTGCCTTGTGCTAAGAACACACACGTGTGCAACTTCACACGCACGTGCAAGTTCCATGTATGTATATCCTAATCACCATGCGAGGACTCTCCACGTGCGGTTCGTTCTTGACTCAATACCCCCACCACATTTACTCATCGTTCCCCCCAACCGCTCTCCcacccaacaaaacaaaactaccACCGCCTAAACAACTTACGCCACCGCCCTCCGCCACCGCCATGCCCATCACATGCACAACAACCTTCAATAAAGTCTCCTAACAAAAGCACAAGAGctagaccaaaaaaaaaaaacataagctACAAGGTGAGTTTGGATCACGTGATGCCAGTACGATCGGATACATGGATCATCAGCTCTCACAATGGAGGGACGCCTTGATCTTCTGGACCGTGCAGGATATGAGGTGGTTCACCGTCTCCACCGACTCCACGGTCAGCTTGCCCGCCGGCAGGCTGTTCACAAGGATCTGAAACGTCATTGTCAGGAGGGACCCGCTCACTCTATTGCCACCGTCATCACCGCACCCGCCGCCATTGCTGCTGCCGTGAGTGGCGCCTTTGCCGGACATGGGCCCGCGAGAGCCTGGGCCATCAGGGACGATTGCGAACCCGGATGGCAGGAGAGCAACGTAGGCGGAGTCCCCGCCGTTCATGACCACGTGCATTGCCGGAATGTCAACTGGCGCGTACACCACTAGCGACCCCGCAGCGTCTATGCGTGTCTCTTGTAGGATCAGCATGCTGCCTTGGTTTGCGTTTGCCTGTACCATCACAAAAACAAGACCCTCAGTTTCCAATTAATTTACACTCATGCCACTACAGGATTTAAGTCAAACCCTGTACTTTTTTGTCCgattgaataaaataaaataaaaaaatcaataaatagaAAAGGTGACGTCAGAAAGTAACTGCACAAGAAGTTGCCAATCGTCCTGAACTTTGACTTTTTTGGAGACTAACGAAACAAACACTGTCACCCCAAAACGTCCCCACACATACTTCCAAATTCCAGACTTGTCCTTTCCGCATTTACCTTTTTCACCCGCGGCAAGAAGACACATTTCTGATTTTTAAGTAAATTGACCTCACGCCTCCCCACCAattatccaaaaataaaataaataattgacaATTTCAGAGGGCGGAAAAAAAGGTACTCTGGCGCGGAGGAGGGAAACGCAGTTGCCGGGGTCCTGGCCCTTGGCGATGTGGGCCATCTCCTGCATGGGCCCGCCGTTGGAGAGTATGTCCCACTCGCTCCTCAGTCGCTCATCACGCAAGAAATCAAATAGCCTCTGCGGAGAGACCGGCAGCCAGACCGAAGTGGCAGCGCTGAGCACCACACCCGGTGGCTCGCCCGGGTCGTCGAGGCTCTCCCGAGTCATGACCCGGACGTCCTCGTCGACGTTCCCGGCGTTAAGCTTGGTCCATTTATGCACAGTCGATGCACATACTCCGGCACAGAAGTTGTCTGTCATCCGCTGCGCCAGCTTCAGCATGCTCCTCCTCCCGCTGGCAGTGATAGCTTTTACGAAAAATACTCGATTAAGAAACATTATCCATATTAATCAATCCACTAAATAATGCTGATTGACTTATTGATAAATTACCAGTGTGGTCGCGGGATGGGACGGAGGAGGACATGAGAATGGCCTGGAACTCGGATTGGCGTTGAAGGGTGGCGACCCACCGTTGAGCGCCGAAGCCCATGCCGGAACTTAACAAGGGTCGGTATAGCTGGTGGACTTGGCTTTCATCATACTCCGCATGCTCAACCCATGTAACCTGCAACGTTTTGTTACTGATCACATTAGTACATCATTAGCAATTAGGTTAATTAGCTTAACATAATAACACACAGTGTGCTACAGATTTGCACACTTGGAAAACTTGAACCCACctaacaaaaaccaaaaatgtGGGAAATTTAATAACAAAGCAAGAACAGTTTACAACCAAGGTAGGCAGAAGCCAGCTAACAAAATTGAAGTTGTTCCAAAAATAGTTATTGGTGCATCCTTAGTGGTTGCAGCATTTTGAGGTAACACATACATAGCGATTTTCTTCGATACGAAAATTTTATTGCAGGATAGTTGCGGAATGTGAAAATGCAAATACAGCAAGTCgagcaaataataataataatagacaTGGAATCAATCACAGAGCCATCGAGCTAAAAAAGAGCTTAAAATATTTGGGTGTAGGTAAAGTTGCGCAACATTTGAAGGGGAAGACGGTGACATCGAGATTTGTAAATGATGTTGGTGTATATAATACAacacaatatatatacacacagatatatatatatatatatatatattgtatatatgtttatttattaACAGAACCCTAGAGAGGGGAGAAGGGGAGCCATATAGAAACAAAAAACAGGCAGTCTTGGGAGTTTGAGTAGGAGGTCTTGGATTAAGAAAGGGCTGGAATATAGGGCCAAATGACAAGCATCAAAGATTGGAATAGAAACATCAAATggataaataattaatttgacCTAATTTGAAGATTTGCAAGGCCGTTAGGGTTATTGAGGATTATATTTATACGACAATTAATGTGTTCAAGGTACAGAAATTTGGGTAATGGAGGCTTCTGatgaataaaaaattgaagGCTCAAATCCTTGGGAGTgtgataaattaaaaataataataatttagtgTCATTAAAAAATAGGATTGGaattgtttaatattttagAATGAGATTTGAGGGCAGATGATAAGATTTTGAAGAAGGTTCCGATTCTTGGAGGGCATAAAATATTGGGTTGGTGAAAACCATCAAAAAAACTGAGACAGTGTGGTGATGTAGTGAGTAATCACTAGACAAACATTGTTCTTTGATGCATGAGCTTTTTCTTAATTCATTAaattaatcatttaattaaGAATTGATTAAGTAGTTGCTTtgggaatgaaaaaaaaatgcatgatATTTGGACTTAAATAATTGAGAAATGTCGGGGACTCTCTTAAAAGTAGGATTTACCATAAACTCTCTATCAGCTCATGtttttaatacaatattttataatattagcatAAAAATTGATGTTAAACTCTGAGGTGTCAGAGAGAGTCTGTCGACAGTCTCACTTTTAAGAGAATCCTCCTAGTGTCAGTCTAATTAATTTCAACAAAGCTCCAATGTTGCAGTTACTTCAACATACTCATTATGGATTTGaatcctctcctgagcccaaggagaggatcctcctgatcaaggactgtgggccgttggatttttatccaacggctataattattgtgaaaagcacaataaatgTGAAGCAAACAAATGTGAACCATGTAGAGTAACTGAAAGTGTGCACTTGAGTTGTGCCACGGTTAATCATCCATGCCCGCTTCACGAGGGCATGGATGACTTTTACGTGATGATTTCCTACAGTTGACAGTTGATGCATGTGAAGTCGAGGCTAGTAAATTGGTTTTCTATTTTACCAGTAGGGAAACTAAATTAATTGGCAAGGCATAAATATATGTAAAGTACCAAAGAAGCTAATGAGAGACTGGCAAGGATACTAGTACTAGATTTACCCTAGAGTACCCATTGGGCATGTCTTGCACAACACAGCCAGAAGGGAGCCTCCTGCAGTTCATAAATGTTGGTGCACCGGAGGTGTCGCGAATGACGTCAACCGACACGTCAACCACAGCCCACACGCCCTCTGCGAGCTGCTTGCAGAAACGGAGGAAATTGACCTCACGAACCGGAACCAAAGGTGATAGGACTTGCAACTCAGCATGCATCTGAAATGTGATTAATTCAGATCAAATGCAGAAAAACAAAGTAtatgttttaatttaattttttttccttaggACTGACGATCGTATTTACCAGTTGAAGTGCACCATTTCTAGTTCCTCCCATGCCACTGGAAATCACATCTGTGGTTGATGTTCTTGCAATCACACCAGGAAACATCTCCAACCATCGATTCTGTGGAAAAACAAATTCAAACAAGATGACAACTAAATTTGACAATTTCAACATAAAATAAGCAAAAAAATAACAAGCATCGGAAGCACCAACAAATACCAAAAAAGCAAAACATCATCATCAATTGCTATAACAATTAATTGACTCAGATCTCAAACAAGTAAGTGTTTGGATTATTACCGAATCCATCAAAGTTTCAACAAGAGTTAAGCTGTTGATGATGACCATTCCAGACTCCCTAGAAGCCTCGGAGACAAAACCACTCGGTTTCAATCCGATGCAAGGAGTGAAACTTCTCATGTATTCCTCATGGTTCAAAACCTCCCTTCCACCCTCCAAACTCCTTAGCCAAAGGGGCTCATCTGTCTGAGCCATCTTAACCAATTCATCCATGGCAGCCAAAGCAAGCTCTAGAAACATCGATCTCTCTATCGACCGGTCTAGCCCCGTCACACTCGGCCTACCATGAGACACAATTGACATAGCACTCCCAATCCCACCTCCAAAATCAGGTCCCATGGATATTGATGTAGCCACATTGCTCATCCCACCAAACCCATTGCTCCCAACTCCGAGCTCCAAAGTGGAGCTCGGAAGCGGAGGCCCCATGGATGTAGCCAGGGATGAAATGGGTCGGCCTAGAAACTTTCCGGCCAGTGCACAAACTCGGTCCAACTCGTCCTTCAATCGAGCATTTTCGATCCTGAGATGCTGCTCGTCTAGTGATATATCTCCAATAATTGCCGGACCACCACAGTTTGAGCAAATTGGGTTCCTCATAGCGTCACGAATCGACATGTTCTCCGCTCGGAGCTTATCGTTCTCTTGCCTCAGCAACGAGTTCTCATGGCGTTCCAGTTGCGTCTAAAAATCCAACAACCAAAACTCCATCCACAtcaaagcaaaaaataaaattaacacTGAAAGcgaaaccccaaaaaaaaaaaaaaaaaaaaaaacaggagaTGAACATATTTACCTTCATCTGGGTTCGGCGATTTTGGAACCAGAATTTGACTTGTCTGGTCTCCAAGTTAAGCCTTCTGCTGAGCTCCAATCTTTGCTTCTCATCCGGATGAGGGCACTCTTTGAACAGCCTAAAAACCACAAAAAAccaaacatataaaaaaaataaaaataattaagaactcAAAAAGTTATCATTTTATGCAGCAT
This genomic window contains:
- the LOC126602272 gene encoding homeobox-leucine zipper protein ANTHOCYANINLESS 2-like isoform X2, yielding MSFGGFLDNSTGSSGGARIVADIPYTNSNNNMPSSAIAQPHLVTQSLTKSMFNSPGLSLALTNVDGQGDVTRVAESYEANNGGRRSREEEHESRSGSDNMDGASGDDQDAADNNPRKKKRYHRHTPQQIQELEALFKECPHPDEKQRLELSRRLNLETRQVKFWFQNRRTQMKTQLERHENSLLRQENDKLRAENMSIRDAMRNPICSNCGGPAIIGDISLDEQHLRIENARLKDELDRVCALAGKFLGRPISSLATSMGPPLPSSTLELGVGSNGFGGMSNVATSISMGPDFGGGIGSAMSIVSHGRPSVTGLDRSIERSMFLELALAAMDELVKMAQTDEPLWLRSLEGGREVLNHEEYMRSFTPCIGLKPSGFVSEASRESGMVIINSLTLVETLMDSNRWLEMFPGVIARTSTTDVISSGMGGTRNGALQLMHAELQVLSPLVPVREVNFLRFCKQLAEGVWAVVDVSVDVIRDTSGAPTFMNCRRLPSGCVVQDMPNGYSRVTWVEHAEYDESQVHQLYRPLLSSGMGFGAQRWVATLQRQSEFQAILMSSSVPSRDHTAITASGRRSMLKLAQRMTDNFCAGVCASTVHKWTKLNAGNVDEDVRVMTRESLDDPGEPPGVVLSAATSVWLPVSPQRLFDFLRDERLRSEWDILSNGGPMQEMAHIAKGQDPGNCVSLLRARANANQGSMLILQETRIDAAGSLVVYAPVDIPAMHVVMNGGDSAYVALLPSGFAIVPDGPGSRGPMSGKGATHGSSNGGGCGDDGGNRVSGSLLTMTFQILVNSLPAGKLTVESVETVNHLISCTVQKIKASLHCES
- the LOC126602272 gene encoding homeobox-leucine zipper protein ANTHOCYANINLESS 2-like isoform X1, giving the protein MSFGGFLDNSTGSSGGARIVADIPYTNSNNNMPSSAIAQPHLVTQSLTKSMFNSPGLSLALQTNVDGQGDVTRVAESYEANNGGRRSREEEHESRSGSDNMDGASGDDQDAADNNPRKKKRYHRHTPQQIQELEALFKECPHPDEKQRLELSRRLNLETRQVKFWFQNRRTQMKTQLERHENSLLRQENDKLRAENMSIRDAMRNPICSNCGGPAIIGDISLDEQHLRIENARLKDELDRVCALAGKFLGRPISSLATSMGPPLPSSTLELGVGSNGFGGMSNVATSISMGPDFGGGIGSAMSIVSHGRPSVTGLDRSIERSMFLELALAAMDELVKMAQTDEPLWLRSLEGGREVLNHEEYMRSFTPCIGLKPSGFVSEASRESGMVIINSLTLVETLMDSNRWLEMFPGVIARTSTTDVISSGMGGTRNGALQLMHAELQVLSPLVPVREVNFLRFCKQLAEGVWAVVDVSVDVIRDTSGAPTFMNCRRLPSGCVVQDMPNGYSRVTWVEHAEYDESQVHQLYRPLLSSGMGFGAQRWVATLQRQSEFQAILMSSSVPSRDHTAITASGRRSMLKLAQRMTDNFCAGVCASTVHKWTKLNAGNVDEDVRVMTRESLDDPGEPPGVVLSAATSVWLPVSPQRLFDFLRDERLRSEWDILSNGGPMQEMAHIAKGQDPGNCVSLLRARANANQGSMLILQETRIDAAGSLVVYAPVDIPAMHVVMNGGDSAYVALLPSGFAIVPDGPGSRGPMSGKGATHGSSNGGGCGDDGGNRVSGSLLTMTFQILVNSLPAGKLTVESVETVNHLISCTVQKIKASLHCES